The following is a genomic window from Vitis vinifera cultivar Pinot Noir 40024 chromosome 6, ASM3070453v1.
TCAATAGCTTAACATAAACATCAAAATATCGAACAAAAACCAATGCATCATGCACATGATGTTGAAGGGAGTCGTGCCCACTAGCATGGTTTGAGGTATGAAGGCCTAAAATACTAATGAAAATTGGatgtattaaaagaaaaaaccacaAATTGAAATAATACATTAATTCTGTTTGAAGGAAGGTTTTAGGCAGTCACATTGGCAAATTGGAACACGGGATGTCAAattaatgatgatgatgttTGTTGATAATAAAATCCTTAATTTTAATCATCCCAAAACCTAATACAAATGATTGGAATAAAATGGTGGTCACATGGGGAATGGTATTAAATTATGAATGTAATCAGTCTCCCTCTGAAACTGAGGGGCaagtgggggtgggggtggggggtgggggtggtggtggtggtggtggtggggtcTTTTTGTAGCTCTTTGTCAAATACAAGTTGGGCGTGAATCAATGTCTTTTCTTGAGGCCTATGTTGTTTAGGCATAAACTAACTGTAAGAACAAGCGAAGCTTCAAGTCTCTTTAAGTGAAGTCTCTCCAACAAGTTCTAAAAAAGTGATTAGCACAAattatttaagtattttttaatgTACTTTTTTTCAAGGTGGCCAGGCTTTTGTCATTAAATTGACAGTTGGAAATTAAATCTGAATAATGgtgaattattaattattattattcctatTACTACTCCTACTCTCAACTCTTTTCCACTAACATCATCAATGTAGCATAGATTTGAGGTGTTGAATTTTTCGAGTTTAGGTTCGAAGCACCTGGTCGCAACTAAAATATACCGTGAACCTCATTTGTTGAatagaaagtgtttttttttactgaaaTAGCTTGTTaatatcaaccaacataattaaaataaacttgtaattaatataataataatttttagttatgtTAGTTGAtattaatagattatttttaattcaatggaaaaaaataaaatattttgattttttttattcagtcaaaaaataaacatcatttaagtatattaaaaagtattataatttttattatctattttttaattcatcttaagaattatgttttagtataaatttaaaaatcatattttaaaagtgtaatttaatacatatttaaaaactagGGAGCTACGACtagaaattgttatttttaatttttatggaaatcataattttaaaatatgtttttaatttaatttaaagaaaataagtaaattaattgggaaagtaaataattttaagcTTGAGGATGGTCATAGCATGGGGAAAGAAAAGAACaggaaaaagagaagagagacagagagaggaATAACGAGAATTGGGATACCCTCTCAAACAAGTGAAGAGTTGAAGGGAGGGGCAAAATGCATTCGGTGTGGCGATCTGAGTTGAAAAAGGGAGGTCAACGCATCCTCAAGAGATGACGTCATCGTCCACGTCATCATCCAGCTCGACCCACCTCCATAAGTATCCCTACTCTTCACCCCACACTCTCTCCAAACCCCATTCCCCACGCGCCATGTACGGACACACCAACCACTCCCTCTTCTCCGACTTCCTCGGCCACTTTCCGGCCTCCGACGTCCCTCCTCCTCCCTTCGTCTTTCCCGTAGCTCcgcctcctcctcctcctcctcctcatcTCTCCCTCTCTGCTGTCGACGACTTCGACTCCGTCTCCATCTCCGATGCTCTGCTGCCTCACAACTCCGACCTCGGCAACAGTTGCAGCAGCGGCGGCTCCTCGAGTTCCCTCACCACGAGTTACTCCACTCAGAGACCGAGTTTCATCCAGAGAAGTGTGAGCAGCCACTCGCTTCAGCACAACGGCCGCCACCCCCACCCCATTTCGCTGGTGTCGGAGTTCCTGGAGTCAGAGTCGCCTGTGAGGAGAGTTTACAGCACCGGCGATTTGCAGGTGAGCTTCTCAAATCACATAAATACCCACGCTCATTGTCTGTAACTACTTCACGCCATTGATCTCCTTTATCAAAGCTCCGAGGTTGCAACCCGACAAAGATTTAGATGCAACTCAGCCACATGCAACTTCATGTAGACCCAAAACTACCATAATTGAATATCTTCATTT
Proteins encoded in this region:
- the LOC104879557 gene encoding uncharacterized protein LOC104879557 isoform X2, with product MYGHTNHSLFSDFLGHFPASDVPPPPFVFPVAPPPPPPPPHLSLSAVDDFDSVSISDALLPHNSDLGNSCSSGGSSSSLTTSYSTQRPSFIQRSVSSHSLQHNGRHPHPISLVSEFLESESPVRRVYSTGDLQYACRKTLADSRPRIRGRFARNEEIEKGSQSQWSNLGGEECEEDDDNWTNFLDAFSANLVP
- the LOC104879557 gene encoding uncharacterized protein LOC104879557 isoform X1; amino-acid sequence: MYGHTNHSLFSDFLGHFPASDVPPPPFVFPVAPPPPPPPPHLSLSAVDDFDSVSISDALLPHNSDLGNSCSSGGSSSSLTTSYSTQRPSFIQRSVSSHSLQHNGRHPHPISLVSEFLESESPVRRVYSTGDLQRINMMQHHHRPEISISNDTSIIEGMMTKASRYSPEEKKERIERYRSKRNQRNFNKKIKYACRKTLADSRPRIRGRFARNEEIEKGSQSQWSNLGGEECEEDDDNWTNFLDAFSANLVP